Sequence from the Montipora foliosa isolate CH-2021 chromosome 12, ASM3666993v2, whole genome shotgun sequence genome:
GCGTTAATATTATTGATCTCTCAAAACTGTGGTACAGCTGTAGTTTCATCtgtttgcaaattattatactGTGATGATTTGGATTTGATTTGAAGACAGCAAATTCCTCACTTCAGAAACTTTATGAAGACTGGTATAAAAGTCTGGTATTGAGAACATTTTGGGTAAACAGAAAAATCTCTATTTTACATCTATCTACTCAAGCAGACATATGCAAATTGAAAGTACAATGCTGAAAATGCTTATTTGTAAGGATACTGAAAGGCAGCCTTAACCTGCTTTTTGCACTCACTCATTATGGTATATAAAATAATGCCTTGCGGCAATGTTTACTACTTGAATAAAACTTTTTGAACATCCACATGGCTTTGTCCATCTACTACTTTACAATCAAGCTGCAAGTTCTTTAAACAAGTTCCCCACGTAATGtgatttttgtcttttaaagAATACATCTTGCATTGAACCTTGGCATTAAGTTGTCTGTTGTCCTTAAGCTTGACAAATATCAGCAAGTAAAGTCGATCTTTGTTTTTTGATTGACTCATTCCATTTGTAGACCAGGAACACTCATAACGTGATGCTGTTTCGTCACTTCTCTTCATCTTGTATTCAAGACTTACCCCTCCTAGAGAAATTTCActgcaacaaaagaaaatattgccaaACCTGTTAAGAAGATTTACTGTATAATACTAAATTCTGATGACAGTAATGACATTCTTCAAAACAGGATGACCACATATGGAGATG
This genomic interval carries:
- the LOC137979082 gene encoding CB1 cannabinoid receptor-interacting protein 1-like, whose protein sequence is MASSRSEEKAFKLDVNITKLEDSSPVFFKVDGERFKETQTLKLQIETTYRVSLEFRPSMEMSEISLGGVSLEYKMKRSDETASRYECSWSTNGMSQSKNKDRLYLLIFVKLKDNRQLNAKVQCKMYSLKDKNHITWGTCLKNLQLDCKVVDGQSHVDVQKVLFK